The DNA window TCTCGCGCGTCTTCGAGGCGAACCCGGCCTGGTCCGGCGTCGTCGTCCAGGCGGTCCTCGCGACCCTCGCCGTCGTCGGCGTGACCCTCGCCCTCTTCGCGAGCGGCAAGGTCCGCGCCTCGAAGAAGCTCACGAAGGTGTTCCTCGTCGCCATCATCGGCTACGGCGTCTTCCAGCTCCTCAACCTGGTACTGATGTTCACCGGTGTCCTCAACAACCCCTTCGGGCTGTACGGCGCGACGATCTTCGGTATCCCGCTCGGGATCGTCATCGGCATCTTCGCGGTGCTGATGGGTGCGTACTCGCTCGTGCTCGACTTCGACTTCATCCAGCGCGGCGTGCAGAACCGCGCACCCGCCAAGTACGGCTGGACCGGCGCCTTCGGCATCATGGTCACGGTCATCTGGATCTACGTCGAGATCCTGCGCCTGCTCGCCATCTCGCGCAACTAGCAGCCCGGTTCCACCGAAGGCCCGTCCCATCCGTGGGGCGGGCCTTCGTCGTGCCACCGGGCCGCCAGACGACGGAAGGCCGCCCCGAGACGGGACGGCCTTCCGGAGGATCAGGGAGTGATCACTCCCACTCGATGGTCCCCGGCGGCTTCGACGTGACGTCGAGCACGACGCGGTTCACGTCCTTCACCTCGTTGGTGATGCGGTTGCTGATGCGCGCGAGGACGTCGTATGGCAGGCGCGTCCAGTCGGCGGTCATCGCGTCTTCCGAGGACACCGGGCGGAGGACGATGGGGTGGCCATAGGTGCGACCGTCGCCCTGGACGCCCACGGACCGGACGTCTGCGAGGAGGACGACGGGGCACTGCCAGATCTCCTGGTCGAGGCCGGCCGCGGTGAGTTCCTCGCGGGCGATCGCGTCGGCGTCGCGGAGGAGGTCGAGGCGCTCGGCCGTGACCTCACCGACGATGCGGATGCCGAGCCCCGGGCCGGGGAACGGCTGACGACCGACGATCGCCTCGGGCAGTCCCAGCTCGCGGCCGATCGCGCGCACCTCGTCCTTGAACAGGGTGCGGAGGGGCTCGACGAGCTCGAACTGCAGGTCTTCCGGCAAGCCGCCGACGTTGTGGTGGCTCTTGATGTTGGCCGTTCCCGACCCGCCACCGGACTCGACCACGTCCGGGTACAGCGTGCCCTGCACGAGGAAGCGGATGGGCTCCCCTTCGTCCTGGGCCTCCTTGACGAGGTCGATCTCGGCCTGTTCGAAGGAACGGATGAACTCGCGACCGATGATCTTGCGCTTCTGCTCCGGGTCGCTCACCCCGGCGAGTGCCGACAGGAACTGCTCGCGGGCGTCGACCGTGACCAGTCGGACGCCGGTCGAGGCGACGAAGTCCTCCTCGACCTGGCGACGCTCGTCCTTGCGGAGGAGTCCGTGGTCGACGAAGATGCAGACGAGCTGGTCGCCGACGGCCTCGTGCACGAGCGCAGCGGCGACCGCGGAGTCGACACCGCCGGACAGCCCGCAGATGACCTTGGCGTCGCCGACCTGCGCACGGATGCGCTCGACCTGCTCGGCGATCACGTTGCCGCTGTTCCAGTCGGCGGGGATGCCCGCCGCCCGGTGCAGGAAGTTCTCGAGCACCTGCTGCCCGTAGGCGGAGTGCTTGACCTCCGGGTGCCACTGGACCCCGTAGAGCCCGCGCTCGGCGTTGGCGAACGCCGCGACCGGGGTCGAGGCGGTCGAGGCGAGGACCTCGAAGCCCTCCGGCGCCTTCGAGACGGAGTCGCCGTGGCTCATCCACACGTTCTGCTCGGTCGGGACGCCGTGCAGCAGCGTGCCCGGGACGTCCACGACGCTCGTCGCGTCGGTGGCGCCGTACTCGCGGAGACCGGTGTGCGCGACCTCGCCACCGAGCTGCTTGGCCATGACCTGGAAGCCGTAGCAGATGCCGAAGGTGGGGACACCGAGCTCGAGGATGCCTTCGTCGAGCGACGGAGCACCCGGCTCGTAGACGCTCGACGGGCCACCGGACAGCACGATGCCGACAGGGTTCTTGGCGGCAACCTCGGCAGCGCTCACGGTGTGCGGCACGATCTCGGAGTACACGCCGGCCTCGCGGACGCGTCGGGCGATCAGCTGGGCGTACTGTGCGCCGAAGTCGACGACCAGGACTGGTCGGGCGGCGGTCTGCTCCGCGACGGCGGGGGTCGGTTCACTCACTGCATGGACTCCACGGGTTCGGCGGCCGCCGCTGTTTCGCGACCGGAGAGGTAGCCCTTCACTTCACGCGGGATGCGGCTCTCGAAGAAGAAGGACAGGAACGGGATGATGCCGCCGAGCGCGAGCCAGAGCAGACGCAGGACGTTCCACCGCATGAGGCTCCAGAGCCGGAACGCGGCGAACAGGTACACGACGTAGAACCAGCCGTGGATGATGAGGATGCCCGTGCTCAGGTTGACCGCGGTGGCGGTCCCGGACGGGACGAAGGCGAGGAAGCCGTAGGCGCCACCGAGCTCGAGCTCGAGGCCGAACGCGTACTTCATGAGCATCTCGGCGCAGAGCGACAGCAGCAGCACGCCGGTGATCGGCGCGGCCACCTGGTAGAACTTCAGCGCGCCTCGGATCGCGGGAAACGTCGACGGTTTCGGCTGGAGGGGCATGCCCTCCATCTTAGCCGCGGCCATCGGGGCTCCGGACATCACGCGGTGGGCTGCGACGCCTGTTCCTCGGCGTCCTCGAGCTCCTCGATCTCGCGCTCCCAGGCGTCCTTGGCGAGGCGGTACCAGAGGAAGACGGCGAAGCAGGCGAACACGACCCACTCGGCCGCGTAGAAGATGTTCAGCCAGTTGAGCTGGATCTCCTGGCTGGGCGCCGGCGACGAGATGGTCTCGAGGCCCGCTGCGGCGTCGTCGTCCACCAGGAACGCGGTGAACACCCGCAGGCCGTCCGCATCGGACCACCGGTTCAGCAGGGCCGCGACCGACATGTTGTCGAGGTCGGTCGGCGCCGCGTCGGACGCGGGCTCCTCCGGTCCCTCCGGCGGGTTCAACCGCCCCTCGAGTTCGACGACACCGCTCGGAGCGTCGGCATTGAGTGCGTCCGCGACCCGGTCGGCGACCTGTCGGTCCTTCGTCCAGCCGACCGCCACCGCGAGGCCCGCCGCATCCGGCCCATCGGTCGCGAGGTGCCCGGTGACCCAGTAGCCGAGCACGCCGTCGTTCACCCGGTCGCCGACGACGAGGTAGTCCCCCGGCACCCAGGTGCCCGTCACGCTGATCCGCTGTCCGGCGTCGACCTCTCGGATCCCGACCCCGGGCTCGAGGACGTCCGCGAGCGGCCGAACCGATTCGGTCTCGCTCGGGACGACCTGTCCGGATTCGATGGCACGGGCCAGCTGCCACTGGCCAAGGGCCGCGAACGCGCCGGCGACGGCCAGGCAGAGGACGAGCACGCCGATCCACCGAGGACGCAGCATGACGGAGCGGAGCGTCGGACGGGCCTGACCGTGGTCGGTCGGGACTGGTGCCGACGGGGCGGGGCTAGTAATCGGGCTCTCGCTTTCGTGCTGGTGGTTCCTGGTCGTTCATCGCCTGTTCGACGAGTCGGTCGATGGCCGCCTGATCGGTGTCGGGCGCGCTGTCGTCCGGGTCGTCGGCCGTCCCCACGACGAGGGCGATCGCCTCGTCCT is part of the Plantibacter sp. Leaf314 genome and encodes:
- a CDS encoding Bax inhibitor-1/YccA family protein translates to MALDNPAFSKNPAFAKQGGGTLQAAQAANPSLTAEQLQKMYEQPTAPAGVGTADRMTIENTLVKTLGSFAVLVVFAVISWMWTTSLLQAGSGYALPMIIGMIGGLGLGLVNSFKKEPVPALILGYAVFQGLFVGGISRVFEANPAWSGVVVQAVLATLAVVGVTLALFASGKVRASKKLTKVFLVAIIGYGVFQLLNLVLMFTGVLNNPFGLYGATIFGIPLGIVIGIFAVLMGAYSLVLDFDFIQRGVQNRAPAKYGWTGAFGIMVTVIWIYVEILRLLAISRN
- the guaA gene encoding glutamine-hydrolyzing GMP synthase, whose translation is MSEPTPAVAEQTAARPVLVVDFGAQYAQLIARRVREAGVYSEIVPHTVSAAEVAAKNPVGIVLSGGPSSVYEPGAPSLDEGILELGVPTFGICYGFQVMAKQLGGEVAHTGLREYGATDATSVVDVPGTLLHGVPTEQNVWMSHGDSVSKAPEGFEVLASTASTPVAAFANAERGLYGVQWHPEVKHSAYGQQVLENFLHRAAGIPADWNSGNVIAEQVERIRAQVGDAKVICGLSGGVDSAVAAALVHEAVGDQLVCIFVDHGLLRKDERRQVEEDFVASTGVRLVTVDAREQFLSALAGVSDPEQKRKIIGREFIRSFEQAEIDLVKEAQDEGEPIRFLVQGTLYPDVVESGGGSGTANIKSHHNVGGLPEDLQFELVEPLRTLFKDEVRAIGRELGLPEAIVGRQPFPGPGLGIRIVGEVTAERLDLLRDADAIAREELTAAGLDQEIWQCPVVLLADVRSVGVQGDGRTYGHPIVLRPVSSEDAMTADWTRLPYDVLARISNRITNEVKDVNRVVLDVTSKPPGTIEWE
- a CDS encoding DUF3817 domain-containing protein, which encodes MPLQPKPSTFPAIRGALKFYQVAAPITGVLLLSLCAEMLMKYAFGLELELGGAYGFLAFVPSGTATAVNLSTGILIIHGWFYVVYLFAAFRLWSLMRWNVLRLLWLALGGIIPFLSFFFESRIPREVKGYLSGRETAAAAEPVESMQ
- a CDS encoding SURF1 family protein, translated to MLRPRWIGVLVLCLAVAGAFAALGQWQLARAIESGQVVPSETESVRPLADVLEPGVGIREVDAGQRISVTGTWVPGDYLVVGDRVNDGVLGYWVTGHLATDGPDAAGLAVAVGWTKDRQVADRVADALNADAPSGVVELEGRLNPPEGPEEPASDAAPTDLDNMSVAALLNRWSDADGLRVFTAFLVDDDAAAGLETISSPAPSQEIQLNWLNIFYAAEWVVFACFAVFLWYRLAKDAWEREIEELEDAEEQASQPTA